From the genome of Pseudoxanthomonas sp.:
GTGGCATGGACTTCCTGCGCATCTGTTCCAGGCAGACCATCGCCCGTTGCGTCCGACGCCTGCTCGGAGCTGTCCGCCAGCAGGTCCGAGGCCACTGGTTCACCCAGCGTGATCGACGCATCCGTGCCAGGTGCGGCCGATTCGGACCACTTGGGCGTTGCCCGGTATTCGAGCTGGAGGTCGAACCAGGACGTGCTTCCGTCTTCCGGCAGGGCCGGTACGCCAGCTGCGTCCAACCCAACATCCGCAGTCGCTTCGACAGGCGCCTCGGGTGCCGGCTGGCCGTCGATGAAACGCGACAGGTCCATGGCACCGGTGAGCTCGACGCCGGGCACGAGATCCGGCGCAAAGTCACCCGTCGGCAGCTGGCCGGTGTAGGTGTTCTGGTTGCGATCGTCGACCACGGTGGAGACCAGCCGCGCGATGTGCGGCAGGTCGTCACACAACGCCCCCAGCTGCGCGCGCAACTCGGAGAACAACGGGATGCGCGGCTGCTCCGCCTGCAGGGCGGCGATGACGTTGCGGATCGCCGCGGAAGCCGCGGCCAGGGTCGCGATACCCGTCGCATCGGTCTGCGCGCCATTGGCCATCAGGCGCTTGACGTACTGCTCGGCGCGGCCGGTGACCTCGGTGATCTCCGGTACGTCCGCCATGGCAAACGCGCCATTCATGGTGTGGAACGCGCGCAGCAGCGGATCGGTCGCCATGGCGGTACCGGCAGCCAGCGCCGGTTCCAGCCAGGCATCGACGGTCTGCAGGTGGTTGCCGACCTCGGTTTCGAGGATCTCGCGCAGCACGCTGTCCACCGAAGCTGGCGTACCGGCAAGATCGGGCACGAAGGCCGGCGCGACCGAACCCGCGTCGGATTCGACCGGTTCGTCGGCGACCTGGGCCGACGGGCCAGGCGGACTGTAGTGGGCTTCCTCACCGGCAGCCAGGCGCTCGGCCAGGGCTTCGACACCTTCCAGGTCGGCCTGTACCCCTGCGCGGCCGCGCAGGGCCGCGTTGAGCAAGGGCAACGTTCCGGTCGCCTGTTCCAGCAGCGTCACCACGGCAGGCGTGGCCGGACGCGTGCCGTCCAGGACGCGGTTGAGCATGTTCTCGATCTTCCACGCGAACTCGCCCAACTGGCGCGCGCCGACCAGGCGGCCACTGCCCTTGAGCGTGTGGAAGACGCGACGGATCGGCCGCAGCCGGTCCAGGTTTTCCAGATTCGACGTCCACGCGGGCAGCATCTCGCGCAGGTTGTCGATCTCCTCGTCGAATTCCTCCAGGAACACGTCGCGGATCTCATCGTCGATGTCGTTGCCGCTGAGGTCGAAACCCGCGGCCAGCGTCTGGCCGCCGGCATTGCCAGGCGCCACGCGATCAGCTGCGTCCTCGACAACCGGGACCTGCGCCGCCTCGACCGTGACAGGCATGGCGACGTCTTCCGACAGCTCGGACGTCCACGCAGGCTGCGCGAACGCGGCCTCGATCAACGCCGCATCGTCGCCCTGGACGTCACCGAACTCGCTGGCAACCGGATCGAATGCACCTGCGGCTTCCGGCGCCGCGACGAACGCAGGCAACACGGGGCCACGTTCAATGGCCAGGCCCGCGTCGGCCACGGGACCATCGACGGCGTGCGTGGAATCGGACTCGAACGCCAGGGGCGCGGCCGCCGTCGGCACCGCGAACGCATCCTGGTCCGGCAACACGCCCTCTTCCGTCGCCGAAGGCAGCGGCCAATAGCGCAGCGCCTCCAGGCTGGAGCGGGTGATGCCAAGGATTTCGCCGCGATTGGGGCGGTGCTCGCGCAGCGCTTCCAGGTAGTACTCCAGGCTGGCCATGGCATCGGCCAGCGTGTCCAGTTGTGCGCCACCCGGGACGCGGCGGCGACCGATCAGCTCGGTGACGATGTAGCGGCGCACGCCTTCCACGTAGTCGGCGGGTTCGGCCAGTTCAAGCATCTGCAGCGCGCCGCCGACTTCGCCCAGCAGGCGCGGCATGCCGTGCAGCTGCGCGTGGTCCCAGCCTGTTTCGATGAAGGCAACGAACTGCTGGCGCGCTTCGGCGAAATTGCGGATGGCCTCGCCAGCCAGCGCCTCGAGCGTGAGCTGCGCATCGGTCGCCTGCATGTCGGGCGAGTGCGCATCGCCCAGGTGGGTCACCTGGTCGTCGAGCGAGGCATCCACATATAGCAGTGCCCCTGCGATATCCAGCAGCGTGCCCTCATCCGGCGCACGGCGGCCATCGACCAGTTCGGACAGCGAGTCGCGCTGCTGCAGCACCACGTTGCGCGCCAGGCCCAGGCCCATCATGCCCAGGGTGTCGCCGATGCTGCCCAGCTGGGCCACCTGCGGCGCCAGGCCAGCGATGGCCTCGTTGGTACGCAACTGCAGATCCAGTGCATCCTTGACCTGCATCAACTCTTCCTTGACCGCGCCACCCACCGTATCGAGCAACGCGCGATTGCGGCCGCTGATGCTGCTGCGGGCATGTTCGACTTCGGCCGGGCTGGGAGATGCGTCCTGCAGGTCGAATGCGTTGCGCAGGTCATCCAGCGCCGGATGCGCCTCGGTCGTCTGCGCCACCTGGTAAAGCAACTGGCGGGTCGGCTCCTGGCCGAGCACGGCTCCAGGCACCACGCCCTGCTTGATCTGACGGACCGCGCGCAGCACGCCGACAAAGCCCTGGTGCAGCGCGGGCGTCGGCGCCAGCGCGCCATCGCGCAGCGCTTCGGCCACGTTCACGGCGACCCACAGCATGCGCCGGGCGGCGGTGTGTTCGGCCAGGCGCTGCAACGGCATCAAGGCCGAGGCCAGTGCAGTGGCATCGAGCGGCGCGCCATCTTCCGGCCATGCGGCCAGCACCCGGTCCAGATGCTCGTGCGCCTGGGCCACGCGGGTATCGCGGGTGCCACCGGGCATCGGCTCGATCGCCGGCACTTCCTGCGGCAGCGGACGGTCCAGGTCGGGCGCGAACAGCACGCTCTCGCTCAGGCCGGCTTCGCCACGCGCGGCGCGGATGTCGTTGAGCAGCGGCAGCAGCACGATCGGGATATCGCGATGGCCGCTCTGCAGCCGCTCCAGGTAATCGGGCAGCAGCACGGTGCCGCGCATCAGCGTGGCGCAGGCTTCGTTGGCATCGCCCACCTGTCCGTCCTGCAGCGCCTGGGCGAGCTTTTCCAGCTCCTCGGCGACCATGGCCGGTGCGTACAGCTCGACCATGTGCAGCGTGCCCTGCACCTGGTGCAGGTAGCCCACGCACACCTGCATGCGCGCGGCATCGGCCGGGTTGTCGGCAAAGGTTTCGATTTCGTCGCGGACCAGGCGCAGGGTCTGGTCCAGCTCCGGCTTGACCCAGCCGAGCACGGCGTGGCTCATCGCCTCGCGCAGGGCACTCATGCGCGGCCCCGCAAGCGGGTGTCAGCCGTGTTGTCGCTGATGCACTTCATCCGTGTCGTTCCTCAGCCCGGCAGCTTGAAGTCGGCCACCGAACGGCGCAGGTCCGAAGCCAGCTGCGTCAGGTGTCCAATCGATTCGGCCGTCTGCCCCGCACCCTGCGAGGTCTGCGAGGTGATGCGCTGGATCACGCCCATCGTCTGGGTGATGTCCAACGCCGCGGTCGACTGCTGCTGGGCGGCGGTCGAGATGTTCTTGATGAGTTCGTTCAAGTCGCTGGACACGCGCTCGATCTCGCCCAAGGCGGTACCGGCATCCTCGGCCAGGCGTGCGCCGGACACCACTTCGGAGGTGGTCTGCTCCATCGAGCTGACTGCCTCGTTGGTGTCGGCCTGGATGGCCTGGACCAGCGATTCGATGCGCCGGGTCGCACCGGACGTGCGTTCTGCCAGGCGCTGCACTTCGTCGGCCACCACGGCAAAACCGCGACCAGCCTCGCCGGCCGAGGCCGCCTGCACCGCAGCGTTAAGCGCCAGGATGTTGGTCTGCTCGGAAATGTCGTTGATCAGTTCCACCACCGAGCCGATTTCCTGCGAGGACTCGCCCAGGCGCTTGATGCGCTTGGAGGTTTCCTGGATCTGGTCGCGGATCTGGTCCATGCCGCGGATGGTTTCACGCACCACGCCGGCACCTTCGGTCGCGATCAGCACCGAGCGCTGCGCCACTTCGGCCGAATCGGTGGAGTTGCGCGAGACTTCCTCGATGCTGACCGCGATCTCGTTGATGCGGTCCGAGGCGGTAGTGATCTGTTCGGCCTGGTGGTTGGCCGCTTCGGCCAGCTGCAGCGCGGTGGCCTGGGTTTCCTGGGTCGAAGCCGCCACCTGCACCGAGGTGTCGTTGATCGTGGTCACCAGGTTGCGCAGTTCGTCCACGGCATAGTTGATGGCGTCTGCGATGGCGCCTGTCATGTCCTCGGTGACCGAGGCCTTGACCGTCAGGTCGCCTTCACCCAACGAACTGATTTCGTCCAGCAACCGCATGATCGCCTGCTGGTTGCGGCTGTTGTATTCCACCTGGGTCTGGTAGCGGCTTTCCTGCTCGCGGCGGCTGCCGGCGTACAGGCTGTACAGCAGGGCGACCAGCGAGATGACCAGCAGCACGCCGCCGACGATGGTGTACCAGAGGTTCGGGAACAGGCGCGTATCGCGCACCGAACCAAACGCGGAGAAGGCGTTGAACAGCGCCTTGCTGTCGTCGAGCATCTTGCCCGAGCCATCGGTGATGGCAGCGGAGGCCGACTGCGCGGCAAACAGGTTGCGCGAGCTGCTCAGGATGGCATCCAGGTCACGCTTCATCCCGGTCCACAGGGTCTGCGATTGCTCCAGCGTCTGCAGCGCCGCGGGCGCCCGCAGCGGGGTGATGCCCAGCTCTTCGTTGCCGCTGCGCAGGCCTTCGAGGACCTGGCCGAACACCAGTGCATCGCGGGCCAGCGCATCGCCGGCCATGGCCGCGGTGCTGCCGCCGGCGCGCATTTCAGTCACGTTGCGGGCCATGCGCCCGGCGACCACCACTTCCTGCAGGGCGCTGTAGACCTGCGAGGCCGGCGCGCCGCTGGCGGACATGGCGCGCACGACTTCGTTGAGCTGCGCCTGCAGCTGCGGCACCTGTGCGCCGAAGCGATTGGCGTTGCCGGACAGGGCCAGCACGGCCGGCTCCGCGGTCACGATCTGGTTGGCACTGGCATCCAGCGGTTTCCAGGTGGTCAGCAGCTTGTCCAGCGCGCCCTTCACGCCCGGCTCCTGGCCGAAGCGCGACTGCAGCGTGGTGATGTTCTGGTTGATGCGCTCGCGCGTGGCCTTGAAGGCGGTGTAGGCCTTGGCGTTACCGCCGACCGCTTCGTTGCCCTGGTTGGCCAGCTGCTGCGACAGCACCTGCAGGTCGGCCGCGCCAGTGCCTGCGCTCGACAGGCGGCTGCCTTGGTAAGTCGACATGGCCGTGTTGGCCGCCACGACCAGGAACGACACGATCAACAGGATCGCCCAGAACGTGGTTCCCATGCCGCCGATCCTGGCCTTGGGAGTTTCCGCCGCAGTACTCATTCCTAATACCCCTGGAAAAATGCATCAATGAACACCGATCGTGGCTTCCCCAGCCTCGCGATCGTCGGCAGTGCGCGTTACTGCGCGGCGTGCCTGAACTCCGGCGTGCGCGCCAGCAACGACAGCGCGAACACCCCCCATTCCTGCCCATCGCTGGCAAAGGCCTGCGACACGAAATGCCCGAACCGGCCGTCGGCCAGCGCGCCCGGTTCGGTCGCCTGGCCGGTGTCGAAACTGCGCTGGCCGTACAACTCGTCGATGGTCAGCGCCACGTCGCCGCCGGCCTGGCGCACCACCAGCACGCGCTGGCCTTCATGCAGCACGGTGCGTTCGCCCTGCAGGAACTGCTTCAGGTCGATCACCGGGAACAGGTTGCCGCGCAGGTTGCCCACGCCCAGCAGCCAGGGCTGCGCGCCCGGCACCGGCGTGACCGGCGGGATCGGCACGATTTCCACGACTTCGTCGAAGCTGGACACCAGCCGGCGCGAGCCGATGCGGTAGGCCACGCCACGCCACTGGTCGGCGTTGGCATTCACTTCCGGCAGGACCACGGCATGGGCCAGGCTGCGGCGCTCGTAGTCGGCCAGGATGTCGAACGGGGTGCGGATCATGCCTGCGCCTCCAGGTGGCCGTGGCAGGCGCCGCGTCGCGCGGCGGATCGGGTGAGGGAAGCGGCATCCATGACGTTTCCCCTTGCTCAGGCAGCCACGTGGGTACGGATGGCGTCGAGCAGTTCCTCACGCGTGAATGGCTTGGTGAGGTACTGCTGGGAGCCGACGATGCGGCCACGCGCCTTGTCGAACAGGCCATCCTTGGAGGACAGCATGATCACCGGCGTGGTCTTGAAGACCTGGTTGTTCTTGATCAGCGCGCAGGTCTGATATCCATCCAGGCGCGGCATCATGATGTCCACGAAGATGATCTGTGGCTGCTGGTCGGCAATCTTGGCCAGCGCCTCGAATCCATCCGTCGCGGTCACGACGTCGCACCCCTCGCGCTTGAGCAGGGTTTCGGCCGTGCGCCGGATGGTCTTCGAATCATCGATCACCATCACCCGCAGGCCGCCGAAACTGCCGGCCTGGCTGTCATTGTCTGTCATCGCAGATCTTTCCCCTTGCGCGCGGCACTTCATGGATGGCGCCGCTGCGAAGCGCTCTATATCCCATCCGGCGGCGCAGCCTGTCAAGACGGCGCATCGGGTTCAGCACGCTGTGTGACGCGTATTGCAGAACGAAGGCCATTCGCCGCCTGTTACCATCGCCTGCCGATTGCCTCCCCCTGCACCGAATCATGAGCGCCGACGTCATCGTGGTGATGGACCCCATCGGGTCGATCAAGATCGCCAAAGACACTACTTTCGCCATGCTGCTGGAAGCCCAGCGCCGCGGCCACCGCCTGCATTACGTAGTGCCAGGCGGGCTGTCGCTGCGCGATGGCGCCGCCGTCGCCCGGGTCGCGCCGCTGACCGTGGCCGACGACAAGGCCGGCTGGTACACCCTGGGCGCGGAATCCGAGTTCAGCTTCGGCCCGGGCCAGGTGGTGCTGATGCGCAAGGACCCGCCGGTCGACGCCGAATACATCTACGACACCCAGGTGCTGGATGTGGCCCAGAACGCCGGCGCGCTGGTGGTCAACAACCCACAGGGACTGCGCGACTACAACGAGAAGCTGGCCGCGCTGCTGTTCCCGCAGTGCTGCCCGCCGACCCGGGTCAGCCGCAACGCGGCCGAACTCAAGGCCTTCGTCCTGGAACACGGCCAGGCCGTGCTCAAGCCGCTGGACGGCATGGGCGGGCGTTCGATCTTCCGCACCGGCACCGGCGATCCCAACCTCAACGTGATCCTGGAAACCCTGACCGACGGCAACCGCAAGCTGGCCCTGGCGCAGAAGTTCATCCCGGACATCAGCGCCGGCGACAAGCGCGTGCTGCTGGTCGACGGGCAGGTGATCGACTACTGCCTGGCGCGCATCCCGCAGGGCGACGAATTCCGCGGCAACCTGGCGGCCGGTGGCCGCGGCGAAGGCAGGCCCATCAGCGAACGCGATCGCTGGATCGCCCAGCAGGTCGCGCCGACCATGAAGGCCCACGGCATGCTGTTCGTCGGCCTGGACGTGATCGGCGACTACCTGACCGAAGTCAACGTCACCAGTCCCACCTGCGTGCGCGAGCTGGATGCACAGTTCGGCCTCAATATCGCCGGCCTGCTGTTCGATGCCATCGAGCGCAGGCTCGCAGCCTGAGCGCGCATCCCGCAGTCGAAGTGAAGTGCATTGGCTGCCAGCAGCGCGCAGCTGGCATCGCATCGCGCACGTCAGGCCATCAGGTCGCGGAGAAGCGCGCCCAACGCAACCTGGATGACGCGCACTAATCATGTCCGCGCAGCTGACCAGTCCCCGGATCGACGAAAACGCACGGCTGGGCGCGACCCTGGCGCTGTCGCTGCTGGTGCACGGCATCGTGCTGCTGGGACTGGGCTTTGCCCTGGATGACGACGCGCCGGTGATCCCGACGCTGGACGTGATCCTCAGCCAGACCAGCACGCCGCTCACACCCAAGCAGGCCGATTTCCTGGCTGCGGCCAACCAGCAGGGCGGCGGCGATCGCGACAAGTCGCAGCGCCCGCGCGAGGCCCAGGCCGGCTGGGTGCCGCAAGCCGAGGCCGGCGTGGCGCCGGAACCACTGCGCGCCCAGTCGCCCAACGCCGCACCACCGCCGCAAGCGCGGGTGATCACCACGCGGGATTCGGATCAGGCCGTGCCACCGCAGGAAGCCCGGCCGCAACCCGACCAGCCCGACCTGCCCCATGGCGAACAGAAGATCGAGCACGACATGGAGATGGCGCGGCTGGCCGCCGAGATCCACCTGCGCTCGGACCTGTACGCCAAGCGCCCCAAGCGCAAGTTCGTCTCGGCCAGCACCCGCGAATACGTCTGGGCCAACTATCTGCGCGCCTGGGTGGACCGTGCCGAGCGGGTCGGCAACCTCAACTACCCGGATGAAGCGCGCCGCAGGCGGCTCAGCGGACAGGTCGTGATTTCGGTGGCCGTGCGCCGCGATGGCAGCATCGAGCAGAGCAGCATCATCCAGTCCAGCGGCGTGCCGCTGCTGGATTCCACTGCCCTGCGCATCGTCACCCTGTCAGCGCCGTTCCCGCCGCTGCCGCCGAACGAAGAAAACATCGACGTCCTGCATGTCACCCGCACCTGGGTGTTCCTGCCTGGTGGGGAAGTCCGCGACCAGTAGGAGCGGCCCATGGCCGCGAAAGGCCGTACCGGTAATGCCCCTCGCGACCATGGGCCGCTCCTACGTGGCCTGCTTGGCCGCCCGCGCCGCCTGCTGCTCTTCCAGGGTCAAGGCAACGTTGTTGCGCAGATAGGCCGGCTCGACCAGCTCCGGCGCCGTGCGATCCCCGCGGGCATAAGCCGCCACAGCCAGCGTCGCCACATCGGCGGCATGCGGCAATGCCGCGAGCATCCACTGCCATCAGCCGGTCGCCGAACCGCGCCGCCAGCACGCCCTCGGCAGCACTGAAACCGGTGCCGACCGCATGCCAGCCGCCCAGCGTGTCCGCGAGTTGCACCACGTCGGGCGAGCCGACGATTTCGACATCCAGCGCGTCCAGCACATCGCCGTTGCGACGGAAACAGGCTGCATAGACTTCGCCCATCCGCGCATCGATCGCGGCAACCACCTTGCCTGCACCGGACGGCGCGCGCAGTACCAATGCCTGCAGGGTCGACACCGCCAGCAGCGGCCGATCCAGCGCCAGCGCCAGGCCCTGCCCCAGCGCGATCGCCAGCCGCACGCCAGTGAACGCACCCGGCCCGCGACCCACCGCAATCGCATCGAGTTGCGACTTGGCCACACCCGCTTCGTCCAGCAGCGCCTGCGCCCATGGCAGCGACAGCTCGGCATGGCGACGCGGCGCGATCTCGAAGCGCTCGCTCACCCGCCCATCGACGTGCAGGGCCACGGAACAGGCTTCGGTGGAGGTTTCAAACGCGAGCAGGCGCATGCGGTGGGCACGGAAGTCAAAACAGGCGCCATTTTGCCCCTTCCATGCGCCCGCCGAAACGCGCGCGTGACTTCTCCAATCGCGATGATCTGTAGGAGCAACTGTCTGTCTGCTCGACGCGTTTACCCCCTCTCCCCCATTTGTGGGGGAGAGGGGGCAAATCAGCGCGACGTAGTCTGGTAGGACATATCCGCCCCGCTCAAACGACAACGGGCCGCCCGAAGGCGACCCGCGTCGAACAACCGCTCAAGCCCGAAGGCTTGCGGCTTACTTCACCAGCTTGGCGATGGCCGCGCCCAGGTCGCCCGGCGAACGGACGGTGACAACGCCGGCCGCTTCCATCGCGGCGAACTTGCCTTCGGCCGTGCCCTTGCCACCCGATGCGATCGCACCCGCGTGGCCCATGCGCTTTCCAGCCGGGGCCGAGGCGCCGGCGATGAAGCCGACGACCGGCTTCTTGACGTACTGCTTGATGTACTCGGCACCAGCTTCCTCGGCGTCGCCACCGATTTCGCCGACCATGATGATGCCTTCGGTCTGCGGGTCTTCGTTGAACAGCTTGAGGCAGTCGACGAAGTTCAGGCCGTTGATCGGGTCGCCGCCGATGCCGATGCAGGTGGACTGGCCCAGGCCGACTTCGGTGGTCTGCTTGACCGCTTCATAGGTCAGGGTGCCCGAACGCGACACGATGCCGATCTTGCCCGGCTTGTGGATGTGGCCCGGCATGATGCCGATCTTGCACTCGCCCGGGGTGATCACGCCGGGGCAGTTCGGCCCGATCAGCACGGTGTCCGGATGCGAACGGGTCAGCACGTTCTTGACGCGCAGCATGTCCAGCACCGGGATGCCCTCGGTGATGCAGACGATGACCTTGATGCCGGCTGCGGCCGCTTCCAGGATCGCGTCGGCCGCGTACGGCGGCGGCACGTAGATCACCGACGCATCGGCGCCGGTAGCTCTGCACGGCTTCGGCCACGGTGTTGAAGACCGGCAGGTCGATGTGGGTTGTGCCGCCCTTGCCCGGGGTGACGCCGCCGACGACCTTGGTGCCGTACTCGACCATCTGGGTGGCGTGGAAGGTGCCCTGCTGGCCGGTGAAGCCCTGCACGATCACCTTGGTTTCTTTATTGATCAAAACGGACATTTCGTTGAGTCCTTCGTAATTTTATTGGGCCGGCTTCGGATGCCCGGGCATCGGTCTGACGCCGATGTCCGCGTTGCATGCCACCAGAACCCCATCACGTCGCTGTGCGACGTGCCCGCCCCTTGACTCAAGGGGCAAAACGGAGCGCTGCCAGCATCCCTCTACCGTGGACGGTTAGGCGGCGGCTTTGACCGCTTCAACGACCTTCTTGGCACCGTCGTTGATGTTGTCGGCCGGGATGATGGCCATGCCGCTGTCGCGCAGCAGCTGCTTGCCTTCTTCCACGTTGGTGCCTTCCAGGCGGACGACCACCGGGACCTTGACGCCCACTTCCTTGACCGCGGCAATGATGCCTTCGGCAATCATGTCGCAGCGGACGATGCCGCCGAAGATGTTGACGAAGATGCCTTCGACCTTGTCCGAGGACAGGATCAGCTTAAACGCCTCGATCACGCGCTGCTTGTTGGCGCCGCCGCCCACATCCAGGAAGTTCGCCGGCTCGCCGCCGTTGAGCTTGATCACGTCCATGGTGGCCATGGCCAGGCCGGCGCCGTTGACCATGCAGCCGATGTTGCCGTCCATGGTGACGTAGTTGATGTCCAGCTCCGAAGCGGTCACTTCGGTTTCGTCTTCCTGGGTCTTGTCGCGCAGGGCGACCAGTTCCTTGTGGCGGAAGCCGGCGTTGTCGTCGCTCTCGAACTTGCCGTCCAGCGCGTACAGGTTGCCGTCGTCCAGGATCGCCAGCGGGTTGATTTCAACCAGCGCCAGGTCCTTTTCGTTGAACAGGCGGTACAGGTTGACCATGATGCTGGCGAGCTGGCCGGCCTGCTTGGCGGTCAGGCCGAGCTTGAAGCCGAAATCGCGACCGTGGTAACCCTGCACGCCTTCGACGAAATCGACGTTGAGCGAATGGATCAGCTCCGGGGTTTCAGCAGCGACCTGCTCGATCTCCACGCCGCCTTCCGACGAGGCGATGTAGGTGATGGTCTTGGTGCCACGGTCGACCAGCACCGACAGGTACAGTTCCTTGACGATCTCGCCGGCGGTGGTCACCAGCACCAGGTTGATCGGCAGCTCGACGCCGGCGGTCTGGTAGGTGGCCATCTTGGTGCCGAGCAGCTTGGCGGCGATCGCCTTCACGTCATCGGTGGTCTTGCAGAACTTGACGCCGCCGGCCTTGCCGCGGCCACCGGCGTGGATCTGCGCCTTGACCATCCAGGGGCCTGCGCCCAGCGACTTGGCGGCTTCGACCGCCTCGTCCGGCGTGGCGGCGACTTTACCTGCCGGGACCGGGATGCCGTATTCGGCAAGCAGTTGTTTTGCCTGATATTCGTGGAAATTCATGCGTCACCGTATTAATAAGGTCAGTACGCATCGCGCGCCGGGGCACGTCCCACGATCGGGGACAGCCGGGTGCCGATGGGCCGCGCATTGTCACCCAAGGGTGTGTTGCGACGCAAAACCACCAGTTTCCGGAGCGCCCCCTATACTTCCATTCGTTCCATCCAGTGGAAGGATTCCCCCAGCTTGAGCACCGTGCCCGCAAAGACGCCCGTCCTGGCATTGGTCTCCGAACCGCGCCGCGAACTGTATTTCCTGGCCCTGTACCGCGTCCTGGAAGCCGGCATCCTGGCCGGACTGCTGTTCAGCCCGCTGTCCGATGTCCTGAGCGCCGGCGCGATCAATTCCCCGGCGCTGGCCACGGCCGTCACCGTGTTCTACCTGGTGTTCTCGCTGGCGATGCTGCTCTTTGGCCGCAGCGAGAACCGGCTGCTGCGGATCGTGATCGGTGGCGCCTGCGTGGATCTGACGGTCGCCAGCCTAATCACGTACGCCTTGCCGGACGCGGCGCCAGGCGTGGCGATGCTGCTGCTGTTCAACGTCGCAGCCGCCTGCACCCTGCTACCGCTGCGCTGGGGCGTCGGCGTGGCGGCGACGGCCACGCTCGCGCACTTCATCGAGTACCTGGTCGCCGTGTTGGCAAACAACGGACCGCCGCGCCCGGTTGCCGAAGTCGTCATGTTCTGCGTCAGCTACCTGGCCGTTGGCCTGCTGGCAGTCCAGGTCGGCCTGCGCGCCCGGCGCAGCCAGCAGCTGGCTGACGCACGCGGCGTCGAAGTCGCCAATCTGGTCGAAGTCAATGAACTGATCATCCGGCGCATGCGCACCGGCGTGCTGGTGGTGGACCTGGACGGCCGCATCCGGCTGTCCAACGAGGCCGCCACCGGCCTGCTGGGCGAAGCGGCCGGGACCGATGGCGGCGCACTACTGCAGGGCATCGCCCCTGAACTCGCCCGTCGCCTGCAGCGCTGGCGCAATGGCTGGCAGAACGACGAAACACCGCTGACCCTGACCCCGGACCAACCCGACATCCAGCCGCGTTTCGCCCGGCTGCTAGCCGGCAGTGAGCTGTCGCTGATCTTCCTGGATGACGCCACGGTCGTATCCCGCCGCGCCGAATCGCTGACGCTTGCGGCGCTGGGCCGCTTTTCGGCCAGCCTGGCCCACGAGATCCGCAATCCACTGGCCGCGATCAACTACGCGGTCCAGCTGCTGGAAGAATCGCGTGAATTCAATCCCAGCGACCGCCACCTGCTGGGCATCATCCACCAGCAATGCCAGCGCACCAACGGCATCGTCGAAAGCGTGCTGGGACTTGCGCGACGCGAACGCGCCACCCCCGAACACACCGACCTGAACGTGTTCGCGCGCCAGTT
Proteins encoded in this window:
- a CDS encoding ATP-binding protein, with protein sequence MSTVPAKTPVLALVSEPRRELYFLALYRVLEAGILAGLLFSPLSDVLSAGAINSPALATAVTVFYLVFSLAMLLFGRSENRLLRIVIGGACVDLTVASLITYALPDAAPGVAMLLLFNVAAACTLLPLRWGVGVAATATLAHFIEYLVAVLANNGPPRPVAEVVMFCVSYLAVGLLAVQVGLRARRSQQLADARGVEVANLVEVNELIIRRMRTGVLVVDLDGRIRLSNEAATGLLGEAAGTDGGALLQGIAPELARRLQRWRNGWQNDETPLTLTPDQPDIQPRFARLLAGSELSLIFLDDATVVSRRAESLTLAALGRFSASLAHEIRNPLAAINYAVQLLEESREFNPSDRHLLGIIHQQCQRTNGIVESVLGLARRERATPEHTDLNVFARQFVDDYQQSMPIETDSLEAVTGNRQVTAMIDPRHLHQVVTVLVHNALNYGRLPGEPARIRLRVFQLDQRAMIDILDRGPGIPAAVAAQLFRPFFTTSEHGTGLGLYIARELCRANQATLEYVAVPGGGSCFRIAMPGPNSLLTA